A single genomic interval of Trinickia acidisoli harbors:
- a CDS encoding class I SAM-dependent methyltransferase has protein sequence MRTSGRTLLNCLCCGSSDLRVVLDLGKQPLANGYTDSPDESVEHFPLELNVCGKCWHAQLSYCVDRHAIFDRYAYTSGTSSTLNHFFAWFAHAAAVCLKRGARVLELAANDGSLIQALLANGLDAFGIDPAQNIVESAQSRGLPLRCGYWPQTSDIAEGTYDAIVCMNVVAHVDDPQAFVAACCDKLCPGGVLLIQPSQVRMFGNGEFDTCYHEHISFFNTRSMAVLAESSGLKLYGSALVRIHGDSPIYILGRSDAPPAIDKWVSSLGDGAFAISERLSDYEAKIGLYEWDTYHRFRKQAQATLNELACVVAAHRSEGFDIVFVGAAAKAMTVINAAGIRPDRFLDEAVLKIGLCAPGIGTRIEPLEVCTTLLRPALFVITAWNFRQELHAKLCDRGVPVGSKFYCYFPVPEYL, from the coding sequence GTGAGGACAAGCGGTCGGACTTTACTCAATTGCCTTTGTTGCGGTTCGTCGGACTTGCGCGTTGTTCTCGATCTGGGTAAACAACCATTGGCGAATGGGTACACTGATTCGCCGGATGAGTCCGTTGAACACTTTCCGCTTGAATTGAACGTTTGCGGTAAATGCTGGCATGCGCAATTGAGTTATTGTGTCGATCGGCATGCCATCTTCGATCGCTATGCTTATACCAGCGGCACGTCTAGCACGTTGAATCATTTCTTCGCCTGGTTCGCACATGCGGCGGCTGTCTGTCTGAAGCGCGGGGCGCGCGTACTCGAGCTTGCCGCCAACGACGGCAGCCTTATCCAAGCATTGCTTGCCAACGGCCTCGATGCTTTCGGTATCGATCCCGCGCAAAACATCGTCGAGTCCGCGCAGTCGCGAGGCCTGCCTCTGCGTTGTGGCTACTGGCCACAGACGTCCGATATCGCCGAGGGCACGTATGATGCGATCGTTTGCATGAATGTTGTAGCTCATGTTGACGACCCGCAAGCGTTTGTCGCGGCGTGTTGCGATAAGCTCTGCCCTGGCGGCGTACTCTTGATACAGCCTTCTCAGGTCCGCATGTTCGGCAACGGTGAGTTCGACACTTGTTACCACGAGCATATATCGTTCTTCAATACGCGTTCCATGGCTGTGCTCGCGGAATCCTCTGGCCTCAAACTATATGGCTCTGCGCTCGTGCGTATTCATGGAGACAGCCCAATTTATATCCTGGGCCGTTCGGATGCTCCACCGGCCATCGATAAATGGGTATCGTCATTGGGTGACGGCGCATTCGCGATTTCTGAGCGCTTGTCCGACTACGAAGCAAAGATTGGCCTTTATGAATGGGACACCTACCATCGCTTTCGGAAGCAAGCGCAGGCGACGCTCAATGAGCTTGCGTGCGTCGTTGCTGCTCATCGCAGCGAGGGCTTCGATATCGTGTTCGTGGGCGCTGCTGCCAAGGCAATGACTGTCATCAACGCCGCGGGAATTCGACCTGATCGATTTCTCGATGAAGCAGTCCTCAAGATCGGACTCTGTGCTCCGGGCATCGGAACGCGAATTGAACCGCTCGAGGTGTGCACGACACTTCTCCGACCGGCGCTCTTCGTTATCACGGCATGGAATTTCCGCCAGGAGCTGCATGCCAAGCTTTGCGATCGCGGCGTTCCGGTCGGTTCGAAGTTTTATTGCTACTTTCCAGTACCCGAGTATCTTTGA
- a CDS encoding IS4 family transposase, giving the protein MVTESTPWTQTEFEQLDLGDARLNKRARLLMERMSAEPTASVPQACHGWGETIAAYRFFDNEKVQWHAILEPHWQQTQKRMRAHQVVLCLQDTTELDFNGQEAVGLGPLTYEAQRGMFVHPTYAVTPQREPLGILDAWMWARQKKDESGKRGGPKESLRWIEGYERIAEMAPDMPSTRLVYVADREADLMALMERADALGNPADWLVRASHNRSLPEGDKLWERTTCGEAVGEIAFTMAARQGLKARTVRQRLWLERVQLPASKGKSIAATCLVAREFDAPAGVKPIEWRLLTNRGASTLDEAIELIEWYRARWEIEILFNVLKNGCEVEELQLGTIERLERALALFLVVAWRVAHLMRLGRTCPDLDAHLFFDPDEIRAAYLLTKTRRTAQPKLNEVLRLIARRGGFLARKSDGEPGAETIWKGLTHVRIAAETMRLLRDEGGDESYV; this is encoded by the coding sequence TTGGTCACCGAATCGACGCCCTGGACACAAACGGAATTCGAGCAACTGGACCTGGGCGACGCGCGCCTGAATAAGCGAGCGAGGCTTTTGATGGAAAGAATGTCGGCCGAGCCGACGGCCAGTGTGCCGCAGGCATGCCATGGTTGGGGCGAAACGATAGCGGCGTACCGCTTCTTCGATAACGAGAAGGTCCAATGGCATGCGATTCTGGAGCCGCATTGGCAGCAGACGCAAAAGCGGATGCGGGCGCATCAGGTCGTGCTCTGTCTTCAAGACACCACCGAGCTTGATTTCAACGGTCAGGAGGCGGTCGGACTGGGTCCGCTGACGTATGAGGCGCAGCGCGGGATGTTCGTTCATCCGACCTATGCGGTGACGCCACAGCGCGAGCCGTTGGGCATCCTGGACGCGTGGATGTGGGCTCGCCAGAAGAAGGACGAGTCGGGAAAGCGCGGTGGCCCGAAGGAAAGTTTGCGTTGGATCGAAGGCTACGAGCGCATCGCCGAGATGGCGCCGGATATGCCCTCGACTCGCCTGGTATATGTGGCGGACCGCGAAGCGGATCTGATGGCGTTGATGGAGCGCGCTGATGCATTGGGCAACCCGGCCGACTGGCTGGTGCGTGCCTCGCATAACCGCAGCTTGCCTGAAGGCGATAAGTTGTGGGAGCGCACGACGTGCGGCGAAGCGGTGGGCGAAATCGCCTTTACGATGGCCGCGCGCCAAGGCCTGAAAGCGCGCACGGTACGCCAGCGCCTGTGGCTTGAGCGTGTGCAGTTGCCCGCCAGCAAAGGGAAAAGCATTGCTGCAACGTGCCTGGTTGCGCGCGAGTTCGACGCGCCTGCCGGCGTCAAACCGATCGAATGGCGCTTGCTGACTAATCGTGGGGCGAGCACGCTCGATGAAGCGATCGAACTGATCGAGTGGTATAGGGCGAGATGGGAAATCGAGATCCTGTTCAACGTTCTGAAGAACGGCTGTGAGGTCGAAGAACTGCAGTTGGGTACGATTGAACGGCTCGAACGCGCGTTGGCGCTGTTTCTGGTGGTGGCCTGGCGTGTGGCTCATTTGATGCGGCTGGGCCGAACCTGCCCCGATCTGGACGCCCATCTGTTCTTCGATCCCGATGAAATTCGCGCTGCCTACCTTCTCACGAAGACCCGTCGCACAGCGCAACCCAAACTCAACGAGGTGCTGCGCTTGATTGCTCGCCGAGGCGGATTCCTAGCACGCAAAAGCGACGGCGAACCCGGTGCGGAAACAATCTGGAAGGGACTCACTCACGTGCGCATCGCCGCAGAAACAATGCGCTTGCTACGCGACGAAGGCGGTGACGAGTCTTATGTATAA
- a CDS encoding NAD-dependent epimerase/dehydratase family protein, with the protein MNILLIGGCGYIGGFLYPRLLSIGASVTICDLLKRGNPSGSPVLECDYAQLDISFLERFDTVLWFAGHSSVGESVLYPSQAVQNNCLNLFSFAKRLPIKTRLIYASTGSLYSTTGDFTTPAREDSLVSIPSQNAYDVSKFAFDYLASHFLAGCYGLRIMSLYTTSRSRRAGEKACLLSMT; encoded by the coding sequence ATGAACATCCTGCTTATCGGAGGGTGCGGGTACATCGGGGGGTTTCTGTATCCGCGCTTGCTGAGCATCGGCGCGTCGGTTACGATCTGCGATCTGCTCAAGCGTGGAAATCCGAGCGGCAGTCCTGTTCTCGAGTGCGACTATGCACAGTTGGATATCTCGTTCCTCGAACGCTTCGACACGGTGCTGTGGTTTGCCGGTCACTCCAGTGTTGGAGAGTCAGTGCTCTATCCGAGCCAAGCAGTACAAAACAATTGCTTGAATCTGTTTTCCTTCGCGAAGCGTCTGCCGATAAAAACCCGACTGATCTATGCGTCTACAGGCAGCTTATACTCGACAACGGGCGATTTTACAACTCCCGCGAGAGAGGATTCACTAGTCAGTATTCCGTCACAGAACGCCTACGACGTATCGAAGTTTGCGTTCGACTACCTTGCTAGTCATTTCCTCGCAGGATGTTACGGCCTTCGAATCATGTCGTTATACACAACGTCGCGGTCACGCCGAGCGGGCGAGAAAGCCTGTTTACTTTCAATGACATAG
- a CDS encoding transposase produces MPKEFSTGGKQRLLGISKRGNPYLRKLLVHGARSCVLHLDRARDHQAHGSVGWKPEAYIATRSSLPSQTSSPESRGPC; encoded by the coding sequence GTGCCGAAAGAGTTCTCCACGGGCGGCAAGCAGCGCTTGCTCGGAATCAGCAAGCGTGGCAATCCCTATTTGCGCAAGCTGCTTGTGCATGGCGCTCGCTCCTGCGTCTTGCACCTTGATCGCGCAAGAGATCATCAGGCGCATGGATCGGTCGGATGGAAGCCAGAGGCATACATCGCAACAAGATCATCGTTGCCCTCGCAAACAAGCTCGCCCGAATCGCGTGGCCCGTGCTGA
- a CDS encoding glycosyltransferase family 2 protein produces MRTVISHFYNEAYLMPWWLKHHLPLFDYGILIDHGSTDESVDIIRTMAPHWRLVRSTLLTFDSLLTDFEVMTYERDVPGWKIVLNTTEFLMPACDLAAVEAQTLGEGRKGLACSGVICVDEDPSTAPDPARSLLLQKHWGIDDNLILETEDRLAIGLTFEPERNRFYHCSPIGAYQPGRHHSYHVDSAHRYLDLMVFYYNYAPWNDRVIARKLQIRARCSRDDLKRGWSAKHTKDIASLEKDYDRIRPHAVDLYSHRYCADALYRLAEREKLQLSLSARQS; encoded by the coding sequence ATGAGAACAGTCATTTCTCACTTCTATAACGAGGCTTATCTCATGCCGTGGTGGTTAAAGCACCATCTACCGTTGTTCGATTACGGAATCCTAATCGATCACGGCTCCACGGACGAATCTGTCGACATAATTAGGACCATGGCGCCACATTGGCGTCTTGTTCGTAGCACGTTGCTCACATTCGACTCCCTTTTAACCGACTTCGAGGTGATGACTTATGAAAGGGACGTGCCAGGATGGAAGATCGTACTGAACACAACCGAATTCTTGATGCCTGCTTGTGATCTGGCTGCCGTGGAGGCGCAAACGCTAGGTGAGGGGCGTAAGGGGCTGGCTTGCTCCGGCGTGATTTGTGTCGATGAAGATCCGTCCACCGCCCCTGATCCAGCAAGATCTTTATTGCTGCAAAAGCATTGGGGCATCGACGACAACCTCATACTTGAGACCGAGGATCGACTGGCAATCGGCCTTACATTCGAGCCCGAGAGAAACCGCTTTTATCACTGTAGCCCTATCGGTGCTTATCAGCCCGGTCGTCATCATTCATATCATGTGGATTCCGCGCATAGATATTTGGATTTGATGGTGTTTTATTACAATTATGCACCTTGGAATGACAGAGTAATCGCCAGAAAACTCCAGATCAGGGCAAGATGTAGCCGTGATGACTTGAAGCGAGGATGGAGTGCAAAACACACTAAGGATATCGCGTCATTGGAAAAGGATTACGACAGAATTCGCCCTCATGCTGTCGATCTCTACTCGCATCGATATTGCGCAGATGCGCTATATCGACTTGCGGAACGTGAAAAGTTGCAGCTAAGCTTATCGGCACGGCAGAGTTGA
- a CDS encoding GNAT family N-acetyltransferase → MKYEIIGFEMKYWNGIADIWLSPSCQWGGLQMPLQSRDAIRKTLEQSPPNVTRLIAVRTSDERVLGTISISPMSGRRSHSAEIGLLVHEEFQGQGIGSALLERGVDLAENWLGILRLGLMVYTDNEHAIRIYQRAGFKTEGIARCIARRNGKFEDALLMGRVSENSVTRAEIETGN, encoded by the coding sequence ATGAAATACGAGATAATTGGATTTGAAATGAAATACTGGAATGGCATTGCCGACATTTGGCTATCGCCAAGCTGTCAATGGGGTGGGTTACAAATGCCACTACAGTCACGGGATGCGATAAGAAAAACGCTCGAGCAGTCGCCGCCCAATGTGACCAGATTAATCGCCGTCCGGACGTCCGACGAACGCGTGTTGGGGACGATATCGATTTCCCCAATGTCTGGTCGCCGCTCACATTCTGCCGAGATTGGCCTGCTAGTTCATGAGGAATTTCAAGGACAGGGCATAGGAAGTGCTCTCTTAGAGCGAGGGGTTGACCTTGCCGAGAATTGGCTCGGCATATTAAGACTAGGTCTGATGGTCTACACCGATAACGAGCATGCTATTCGAATTTATCAGCGAGCCGGCTTTAAAACTGAAGGTATCGCTCGATGCATTGCACGTCGAAACGGAAAGTTTGAAGATGCGCTATTGATGGGGCGAGTCTCAGAAAACTCCGTAACACGGGCTGAAATAGAGACGGGAAATTAG
- a CDS encoding OmpA family protein, with the protein MKTIDLAHTVNATFSNGVLKQLSEKFGLSSEILQRLVAHTGSVLILSMMATAVSADGVQTETLFASIISADANARILQELPDLVITTEGLKTLEWAGHTLVSHGTQCSFVMLSDYIAGQNGLPVQAVYAFVGLVAAALWGAMKYHLLLEQGTVDQVPMLLSDQWVAVKGYMNDALAISMRFDSATEFADAVPGQLRVLSGRLKRAREERNVTELEAQVQEAVIASSIREQSRDHWGVLMIMLLGLAMTSVAVCALAWLRPDVFDYVVKRVKGAPPDTAISAVPASASVGASIVARPPASESQVASVASGAVSASASMSGASTSSVSSAASTPTVASMPVAATEPASQVSATPSLKDTRLVWHVNRIGAPTLEATVANESEKAQLIDVLNRKPIAGHFAADITVDANTKRADWLAHMGDLLQLLMLPGVDVTISGDHVELGGVAADERLGWRNYLVTRLGSSYHINDFNVDQAVAMATTLFDQALDDRHRSGDSCVASDVTKVLMVQVVDFAKGSGRVPAAAVNNLSKSARLLKACAESGKPVKLEIAVFSDNTGEPRANLDLSKKRAEAVRTLLVEAGVPANTLSARGYGSANPVADNLTSRGRFSNRRIEFIATQ; encoded by the coding sequence TTGAAGACGATTGATCTTGCGCATACGGTGAATGCCACTTTTTCGAATGGTGTGTTAAAGCAGTTATCAGAGAAGTTTGGACTCTCTTCGGAGATTCTTCAGCGTCTCGTTGCCCATACTGGATCGGTGCTGATTCTATCGATGATGGCTACGGCGGTGAGCGCTGATGGAGTACAGACCGAGACGCTCTTCGCATCGATCATTTCGGCCGATGCGAATGCGCGTATTTTGCAGGAACTACCGGACCTCGTGATAACGACGGAGGGCTTGAAGACACTCGAATGGGCCGGGCATACGCTGGTGTCGCATGGTACTCAATGCAGTTTCGTGATGTTGAGCGATTACATTGCCGGTCAGAATGGTCTGCCGGTGCAAGCGGTATATGCATTCGTGGGCTTGGTGGCGGCAGCGCTATGGGGAGCGATGAAGTACCACTTGCTGCTCGAGCAAGGTACCGTGGATCAAGTGCCTATGCTATTAAGCGACCAGTGGGTCGCGGTCAAGGGGTACATGAACGATGCTTTGGCTATTTCAATGAGGTTTGATAGTGCGACGGAATTTGCGGATGCGGTCCCCGGGCAGCTACGCGTGTTGTCCGGGAGGTTGAAGCGTGCGCGCGAAGAACGGAATGTAACGGAACTTGAAGCACAGGTTCAAGAAGCTGTCATTGCGTCCAGCATCAGGGAGCAGAGCCGCGATCACTGGGGTGTGCTGATGATCATGCTGCTAGGCTTGGCAATGACGTCAGTGGCCGTGTGTGCGCTCGCGTGGCTTCGCCCGGATGTCTTCGATTATGTCGTCAAGCGCGTGAAGGGAGCACCTCCAGATACCGCGATTTCCGCCGTTCCGGCTTCAGCATCGGTGGGCGCATCGATTGTGGCGCGGCCTCCCGCTAGTGAATCGCAAGTCGCTTCTGTCGCGTCAGGTGCTGTATCGGCTAGCGCGAGTATGAGTGGCGCGAGTACGTCTAGCGTGTCATCGGCTGCGTCGACTCCCACGGTTGCATCTATGCCTGTCGCGGCGACCGAGCCGGCATCGCAGGTTTCGGCAACGCCATCGCTCAAGGACACGCGTTTGGTGTGGCACGTCAATCGAATAGGTGCCCCGACGTTGGAAGCGACGGTTGCGAATGAGTCGGAAAAGGCCCAGCTTATCGACGTACTGAATCGCAAGCCCATCGCGGGCCATTTCGCAGCAGATATCACGGTTGACGCGAATACCAAGCGGGCTGACTGGCTTGCGCATATGGGCGATCTGCTGCAGCTCTTGATGTTGCCTGGCGTGGACGTGACGATCAGCGGCGACCATGTCGAACTGGGCGGGGTTGCCGCGGACGAGCGGTTGGGTTGGCGCAATTATCTGGTCACCCGCCTTGGATCGTCATACCACATCAACGACTTCAATGTGGATCAGGCAGTGGCCATGGCAACGACTCTGTTCGATCAAGCGCTCGATGATAGGCACCGATCCGGTGACTCATGTGTGGCCAGTGATGTGACGAAGGTGCTGATGGTGCAAGTCGTCGATTTTGCGAAAGGGAGTGGCAGGGTGCCTGCCGCGGCTGTGAACAACCTCAGTAAGTCGGCGCGCTTGCTCAAGGCATGTGCCGAGAGTGGGAAGCCGGTGAAGCTCGAAATAGCTGTGTTCTCGGACAATACGGGCGAGCCCCGGGCTAATTTGGATCTATCGAAGAAGCGTGCCGAGGCAGTGCGCACGCTTCTGGTCGAAGCTGGGGTGCCGGCGAACACGTTGAGTGCGCGAGGCTATGGTTCGGCAAATCCGGTTGCCGACAATCTGACGTCTAGGGGGCGTTTCTCAAACCGGCGGATCGAGTTCATTGCGACGCAGTGA
- a CDS encoding ATP-grasp domain-containing protein — protein sequence MKTILLVMRKGCAVHGENIAQIKRLGINIVALTARNDIEDTSRFYTIEHIGGDVTSNEIDHSIEIAKKHGVSCAVTFQETDIILCAHINEALGVPGASVWAAKICRDKSMQRKLLSSAAIPSVKYRPVKDIEGALAAAREIGFPVIIKPTRAASSINVSLAQNEDSLKNEVESIENFMGTSKGLYFSKESDNSSSMIIEEYLPGTEVTLDGVVIDGTFFLGGIHNKKDMGGPYFEEDLYSLPFKEPERENELSSIAAAICDALDVKNSMFNVELRRDANGNFRVVEFSCRLSGGRVYRNIFDVYGVDMVSAHLASLMPQLSFTPAGFMRRHTPTRATCMKLMYCDGRIICNSPGIAKTKSGFIDYYPLAPIGAQVHSAPNGFDIAAILSVGIECEGVPDAAIAEKLALDLSKEIHLITE from the coding sequence ATGAAAACAATTTTGCTAGTAATGCGAAAAGGTTGCGCTGTACACGGCGAGAACATCGCTCAAATCAAGCGATTAGGCATTAATATAGTAGCCCTCACTGCGCGCAACGACATCGAGGATACGTCTCGCTTCTACACCATCGAGCATATTGGCGGCGATGTCACGAGTAATGAAATTGATCACTCCATTGAAATAGCAAAGAAGCATGGCGTTTCTTGCGCCGTTACATTCCAAGAAACAGACATTATATTGTGCGCCCATATTAATGAAGCGCTAGGGGTTCCTGGTGCCTCCGTATGGGCAGCGAAAATTTGTCGAGACAAATCCATGCAACGCAAGCTTTTGTCGAGCGCCGCCATCCCTAGCGTAAAGTATCGACCCGTCAAAGATATCGAAGGAGCATTGGCAGCAGCAAGGGAAATTGGCTTCCCTGTCATCATAAAACCAACCAGAGCTGCCTCAAGTATAAATGTAAGTCTTGCTCAAAATGAAGACTCCCTGAAAAATGAAGTAGAGTCGATCGAGAATTTCATGGGAACCAGTAAAGGGCTATATTTCTCGAAGGAGTCAGATAACTCAAGCAGTATGATCATCGAGGAATACCTCCCTGGCACCGAGGTCACGCTAGATGGTGTAGTAATTGACGGCACATTCTTTTTAGGTGGCATTCATAATAAAAAGGACATGGGTGGCCCATATTTTGAAGAAGATTTATATTCCTTACCGTTTAAAGAACCTGAGCGCGAAAATGAGCTATCCAGCATTGCTGCAGCGATTTGCGACGCACTTGACGTCAAAAATTCAATGTTTAACGTCGAACTGCGACGCGATGCTAATGGGAATTTTCGAGTGGTAGAGTTTAGCTGTCGATTGTCAGGTGGTCGCGTCTACCGCAATATTTTTGATGTGTACGGGGTAGATATGGTTTCCGCTCACCTCGCGTCGCTCATGCCACAATTATCATTTACCCCTGCGGGCTTTATGAGGCGCCACACCCCCACGCGAGCGACGTGCATGAAGCTGATGTATTGTGATGGAAGAATTATTTGCAATTCTCCCGGAATCGCAAAGACCAAGTCCGGTTTTATCGACTATTACCCGTTGGCGCCGATTGGGGCGCAAGTGCATTCGGCACCAAACGGCTTTGATATTGCCGCTATTCTGTCTGTTGGCATCGAGTGCGAAGGGGTTCCTGATGCGGCGATTGCTGAGAAATTAGCTTTGGATCTCTCGAAAGAAATTCATCTAATCACCGAATGA